The stretch of DNA ACATTGGCGCCTGGCAAAAGTCTGTCGGCGACGCTCTTGCTCCCGGCGAGGTTCTCGTCGAGATTGAGACTGACAAGGCCCAGATGGACTTTGAGTTCCAGGATGATGGCTACCTGGCCAAGATTCTGCTCGACGCCGGAGCCAAGGACATTGCCGTTGGCACCCCCATTGGTGTCTACGtcgaggacgaggccgacGTGGCTGCCTTCAAGGACTTCACCATTGACGACGCCGGAGGAGTCCCCAAGCCTCccaagaccgaggagcagaaggaagaggaggaatacgaggccgagaaggccgagaaggccgagaaggaggccgaggcttCCAAGGAGACTGCTTCTCCCGCCCCCTCTTCTCAGTCCTCTGCCCCTGCTGCCCCCACTCCCCCCTCTTCTCGAATCTTTGCTTCTCCCATGGCCAAGAccattgctctggagaagggcATCAAGCTTAGCGAGATCAAGGGCTCCGGTCCCGGTGGTCGAATCATCAAGCGAGACGTCGAGAACTGGACCCCTCCCGCCGCTCCCGCCGCCAAGGCTGCCCCTGCCAAGGGCGCTgcccctgctgctgccgctgctgctggatctgcttACACCGACATTCCTCTCACCAACATGCGAAAGACAATTGCTTCTCGACTGACCCAGTCCAAGAACACATCTCCCGACTACATTGTGTCTTCCAccgtgtctgtgtccaagctgctcaagctgcGAGCTGCTCTCAACGCCTCCTCCGATGGTACCTACAAGCTGTCCATCAACGATCTGCTTGTCAAGGCCCTGGCCGTGGCCAACACCAAGGTCCCCCAGGTCAACTCCCAGTGGCTCGAGTCTGAGGGTGTTATTCGACAGTTCACCAACGTGGACGTTTCTGTCGCCGTTGCCACCCCCACTGGTCTGATCACCCCTGTGGTCAAGAACGCCAACCTCAAGGGTCTGGCGGAAATCTCCAAGGAGATTAAGGCTCTgggcaagaaggccaaggacggcaagCTGGCTCCCGAAGAGTACCAGGGCGGTACCGTGACCATTTCCAACCTGGGCATGAACCACGCcgtgtccttcttcactGCCATCATCAACCCTCCCCAGGCCGCCATTCTCGCTGTCGGCACCACCGAGCGaaaggccattgaggacGTTGACTCCGAGGCCGGCTTTGTCTTTGACGACGTTGTTACTCTGACCACCTCTTTCGACCACCGAGTCGTCgatggagctgttggaggCGAGTGggtcaaggctctcaagcaggTGGTTGAAAACCCCATTGAGATGTTGTTGTAGGATGATTAATAGATTGTAATTAGCAGAATGTGAACTCTGTGCGAGAAGTAGTCGCTAGTGTGACCGTTTAAACCAGTCAGTAGTACGACTGTATTGGCAAACTGATATCGACATTCCCGGCCCTGTAATCCATTGCCTTCGATTTGAGTTGTTTCATAGTTAGGTCTAAAGTCAAAACAAAATCCAAGTCATTTTGAGAATATAAAAATTTTAAAAGCTCATAGAAAAGGACATTTCCTGTCGCCCAAGTGTTTTCAAGCTTATGGGATTGAATGAGAATTCTCTGCTCTTTACTTTATCAGTATTTTCTTTCTTCCGACCTTCTTGGGGCACCTTTTCTAACTCCCAGGTTACCTTTCTTTCAAGTAATCTTCAAGTAATTGGACCTTCTTAATGACATACAGTACCGTCTAGAGCATGGGAAATCGTGCCAGTTTTCACGCCAATCACGCTCAATCATCCTCTTTGCCGGTTCAGTTGAAAGCTCCATCAATGTGGAGTTACAGGTATAATTGGCATGCTACAAATAATCCACCAACATCTGTATTTGAGACATTACCATGTATACTCACGTGTACATAATGTACTGGTGGTAAACAGCCATAAAATTTGGTTCCATGAGTCAGCTCATATTTCCTGCTACATCTGATGGTGTGGTTACTCTGTCGGGAAGACAAGCACACCAATCGATACTGGAGCTCAGTGCGGTCATTCTGATCTCCAATACATGTCCACATTCATTCTCTCGTGTTTTACAAAGTGGAACCATCCCTTCCAAGACCACCTCCCATCTCACATGCACTGTTCACGCGAAATATTTTGGGTGCAGGTGTGCTTGTATGGTGTCATGTTAGTGTGGGGAAGTCCATCAAAGCAGGAAATTGCAATTTagaaaaatggaaaaaacCGCTAAAAGTGTCTATAAATCACTCTGTTGACTCAcgtgtttttttccgaTTTCTCTGCCCATCTTCGCACACCCCAATCACGTTCATGCAAAGTCCACCGTGTCTAGTGTGCGCCATGATAAACTTTGGTTCGaggctacagtagctacaacTATTACGCCAACACGTCACCACCATGGAACTATTCGAACAATTCGAGGAACAGGACGGCGTGCGGTTCAACTGGAACGTGTTCCCGTcgacgtcacgtgacgccaAAGATGTCGTGCTGCCCATTTCGTGCGTGTACAACCCTCGACACAAGGCCCAGACGGTGCCGGTGGTGCAAGACACCATTGCCATCTGTGGCAACAAGGATTGTGGTTCGATCCTCAATCCCTACTGTCATGTGGACCTGGCCAGCCAGACGTGGACCTGCCGGTTGTGCATGTCTCGAAACCGGCTCATGAGCTCGGTGGCGGGTCAACTTCCCCCTGCATGTGATCCGGCCAACTCGACCGTGGAGTACAACACTGCTCGCACCGCAGCAACTCCTCCGGCGTTCCTGTTTGTGCTCGATACCAACGCCGAGCCCGAGGAACTCGAATCGCTCAAAGATTCGCTGACCCAGGTCATTGATCAGCTCCCTGAACACTGCATTGTGGGTCTCTTGTCGTTCGGATCGTCGGTGCAGTTCTACCAGCTGGGCTACCCCCACTGTCTCCGGTCGCTCGTGTTCAACGGAGCCAAGAGCTATGCagccaaggagattgaagaAGCGTTTGGATACAATGGAGGGGTGCCGGGAAACCGGCGCATGGAGATCACCAACCAGTTTCTGATCCCCCAGACAGAGTCTTTCGCCATTGTCGACGCTCTGCAGCAGATCAAGGCCAACAAGATTGGACCCAAGGAGGGAGATCGATTTGCCCGAGGCACAGGCACTGCCATCAACGTGGCTCTGTCGTTTGCGGAAACTGCTCTCAACCAGGGCTTTGTGCGAATCGGCGTGTTTACTGCTGGCCCAGCTACCATTGGACCCGGCAAGATTGTCGACATGCCTCTCAAGGAGCCCATTCGAGGCCATCACGACATCCAAAACGGCTCAGCTCTGCACCACAAGGCTGCTGCAAAGTACTACGGCGAGCTGGGCACTCGAGCAGCTGCCGGAGGCTTTGCCGTCGACCTGATTGTGGGTTCCTACGACCAGGTCGGAGTGGCTGAAATTGGTACTCTGTCCCACCAGACTGGAGGAGTCATCATTCTCTCAGACTCCTTCACCACTTCCATCTGCAAAGAGTCCATTCGACGTCATTACTCGTTTGGAGACGAGAACGTTGGCATGGCCCACGCTGGAGCTCGTGCTGTGGTCGAGGTCAAGACCAGCAGTGAGCTCAAGTGCCAGGGAATGATTGGCCATGGAGTGTCTCTGGCCAAACGGTCCAAGGCGTTTGCTTCGGaggacaagtacattggCATTGGTCAGACGTGCGCCTGGTCTCTGGCATCCATCTCTCCCAAGTCAAACTACTGCTTTTACTTTCTGAACACCGCTGAGACCCCCACCCTGCCGCCTTCAAACCAGTCTGTTGCCACGGGCGTGATTCAGATCATCACCCACTATCTTCACCCCTCTGGAGTGTTCCGGGTTCGAGTGTCGACGCTGGCTCGAAACTTTGGCCCTGCCCATGGTCTTCTTCCCTATTTCGATCAGGAGGCAGCTGCCACAGCCGTTTCACGTGAAACTGCGTTCCGAATGCAGCATGGCGAGTCAGCTGACGATACCATCCGATGGCTGGACACGGTTCTGGTCAAGTTCTGCAACAAGTTTGGCGAGTTCCGAAAGGGCGACACACGGTCGTTCATACTGCCTCCAAACTGCACCATGCTGCCTCAGTTTCTGTTCCATTTGCGACGGTCGCAGTTTGTGCAGACCTTCAACAACTCGCCTGATGAGACCGCGTACTACTGGCACTACCTGCTGGCCGAAAACGTGTACTCTACAATTGTCATGATCAACCCTGCGCTTCTGGCGTTTGAGCTGGACGCACCGGAGGGTATTCCCGTTCTTCTAGATTCGATTTCTGTCACTTCTGAGCGAATCCTTTTGCTGGACACCTTCTTCCATGTCATTATTTTCCATGGAGAGACAGTTGCGGCGTGGAGAAACGCCGGGTACCATGAGCAGGAAGAGTACGGCAACAttgccgagctgctggatgcgcccaaggaggaagtGCGGGAGCTGCTCAGTGATCGGTTCCCTCTGCCTCGATACATTAACTGTGACCAGGGCGGTTCTCAGGCGCGATTTTTGCTTGCTAAGCTGAATCCTACTACGCAGAGCATGGACATggctggagctgctccGGGCACGGTGGTGTTGACTGATGACGCGTCGTTGCAGACGTTTATGGAGAGTTTGTGCAAGTTGGCGATGAACCTATAATATCGAGCGTAGCGAGTTATTATAGAATGGAACAACTGTGAGTCCAACCTATGGCAGTACCTAGTTGGAGATCATCGTGCGTTAGTCATTGGTAATAGGTGGATGTATGTAATGTATAGATAGATGGATATGGAGAATTCTTGGTGCAGCCTGTTCAGGGTCTATGTCTACTGTAACCCACGTGAACTCCTGGGTATTGAACTTGACAGAACAAGGGGTTGGTTGATTTGATAGAGAAAGCGATAGTTCCATTCAGCCATTCAAACAGATGGCTTGAGAGAAACGTCTTACTCCTGGTACATGGCTAGGGAAGGTCAGAGGCCATGTAAAGCGGTATGTTTGGATCTCTGCAAATAGGCTGGGGAGAAAGTCGACAGCTCCAAGATATATCTAGGTGTTTATTTGGTATGTTTTTGTATTTCAGCTTATACTGTCTAGTCTGGAAGAGTGGTGATATTGGTTCTGCATCACAGCGGTGTAGTTAGTACTTGAGTACATCCCAACTAAAGGTCCAACTGAGGGAGCGATCATTTCAACATAAATCACGAGACAACTCGAAATATTACTaatggagaaggagtttTTCTTATATTTTAGTTTAGTTATCAAGTTATCTTTATGGATTTGTGGagtatttatttaattATCGCTTCTGGAATCCCGAGGTAGGACCCCCAGCGAGATTCTTTGATCAACTACTCTCAACTACAGTAAAGTAACTTTTTGTCTTTTCAAATGGTCGAgggagtacgagtacgggGTACCGACAAGTAGTgtaccgtacttgtacaagtaacagTGTATTtgaaagtacaagtacaagtactgtactgtacatgtaccCTGTTAAATCACCTCATATCCCGAGATTTGTGCAACTTTTTACATCTCTATTGGGTGCCCTAAACGTCATGTGTATGCCGTAAAAAACCTGTAATGATATCCCGTGAATTCTGCTATGCAAACGACTCCGCGGCTCCAAACGCACCTCCGGCCATCCTCATGACATCAATATCCGATTCTTTACTCGGATATCGCTTTCGGAGCTCCGTTTGGTCCATAATATCTCTTTACACACACTTGATGACCTGGTCACGACGAAATACTCCGATACTCTCCGACAATACTCCTGAGGCGCGGCTGAGCCCACACGGCAAAATCATATATGGCGTCCAGCCTACATCAATTGAGGCATTGTCGGAATCTTCATGCTTTTCGAGTACGAcatttacaagtactgtacgcCTGGTACAAGTGCCGGCACATGGCAGTTGTGTTTTGACGCTCAATATCGACAGAGATTCTCACTTCTGCTGTCGAGTTTTGATCGTAGAGTATCATAAGACTGTCCAAAAAACATCATCacacatcatcaccaaccatATCATCGACCAAATCACATCGAAGCCATCACCTCAAGTAAATCACGCCGACCAACTCTCGAGACACTCCGATATTACTCTCATACACAACACTACAGCGAGGGCACGTGGACACCTTTGAGGCATTATGGAGCGTCTTCATGTCTATTTTTAGCCTGCAGAAAGAACCGAAGAGATCAGGTGAAAAGTgagacagagagaagagacggGAAAGGACAGGGGACCGCGGTGACCGTGCGATATTTccgggtcacgtgacacctCGCCCGCCGCTAGAACCCCCCCGCTTCTGCCCCTCCTCATCTATTCACACCATCGCTTCCTGCTAATATAACACCAATTAACACACCCGCTATACGGCTTGTTTTGAACTCAGTCTACTGATTATTTCAAAGTCTATCTTTCTCCAGATTGGACCAACTGGGACAGAAAATAGAGGTTCAAAATAGAGCTACTATTGTGGAAGCACTTTGTATGGAGCTAGGCGGAAAATAACATTTAGCATCTCCCAGTAGGAAGAGGCTGTGCCCTGCGGAGGGTGGAAGGAAGTGTATAACATGGCGAGGAGGGAGCCGATTGCTGAAATGAAGCTGATAGAAGCATTATACGGCAGGAGTTGGCATAAAAACGTGCTTTTCTGGTCCAAATCGGCCATGTGGAACGTACTAGACAGACCCCTCCATCTCAACTTGCAACCACTTGAACTTTGGAGTTGCTAACCTTGTTGCTACCAACGCCGTGTCTTCTGAGACGTGTGTTAGTCGTGTGCGGAAGTGGTGGAGACGAGCGGGAGGGCAAGCAGCTTGGACGGTCGCAGTCCTATCACGTGCCCAACTAGTCGCCCCACCACGTGTGCCCATTGTATCGCCGCTGTTTGGCTGAGTCAGCTTGTCCCCTCCCGCAGCTGTTGTCCACTGTATCGCCGCCCTGCATGTTCACTTACTCTATGTACGATTGTAAGACTACGTGCTGTCTCATGTGGGCAATCTCCAAAGATCTGCATTTTGGGACGGCGAAAAAAAGCGACGaaaaaaggggaaaaaaaagcgaGAAACAGTGACCAAAGGCGGTTCGATAGGAACAAGAAAAGAGTGTCAAACGAGCCAGTAATGGAGGCCTCATCATTTCTGCTGAGGAGTTCGGCCACAAGATGGTAGTTATCCCCCTCCACATGGCCGTTCATAGGAAACACGCTATAGCACGTACCAAGTGTAGACGGACGCGGTTGCTGTAGggtagtacgagtacgtgCTGTAGCATGGTTGTAGAaactggaaaaaaaagcagaAAAAAGGGAAAGAGAATAAAAAACCAATCTGACACGGAGTCTTCAGCTCGTCGCCAACCACATTATATTCTTTCTCCCCGCCTCAAACCTCCCACCACCCATCTGGTTGGACATCCCATGCTAGACCAGACTTGCTGCAAGATATGCAGTCTTGTTTTGCGGGCCGAtgtgctcttcttctctgaccaccaccacttgtCACGGCCCCCGAAACCCGCCCACAATGGTCAGCATGCGCTGGAGAAAAGAACCGCCGTCTCCGGACCTTCCCGACCATGATTCCAGTGAGTATGAGACCCCACAGACCCTGCTAGCTACAGTGGGCGATGCTAACATGGTGTGACAACCCGGACACAGAGATGATGTGGTACAGACAATCGACACAAGAGCATGGTGACGCTGCAACCGACACTGAAACCAAGTCCTCGACATGTGCATCTACCCACCAAACAACGCCAGCACATATATAGTAGCGGTGCTGCCATTTCAGTTGTgattgtgttttttttcttctttcctcCCGCCGTCAAATCAACGCCACGGCTAAGCTCCCGCTTATGGTTTTTGCCTTTAGGCCAGCTGACCTGCTGACCATGTATCTGCATGCACGTTGGGACTAGCCAGAAAGTGGTAAGACGACAATAATCCTATAGATACGGCATTGACGACGAGTTCTACCAACGACATTCGCACACCTCCACAAGTCGACACAAAAGCTCCACatccacagcaacagcacacacacacatacactGCATATTACTGCATACTGCATCTCACACAGCATCGCCACCACAGCACAACCATCTAGTCTCTCTGTatccaccacccaccaccaccaccaccacccaccaccacaccacaaCCCCCCTCTCTAACACAGACGAACCTCTGTCTACAGAAGAACTGGCGACCCTGGACCATGGACTAGGAGCCTCACACCACGCATATCCCACGCCGTCATCCAACCCGTCTCGAGACCAGctcaccagcaacaacaagacCCCCCACACCATCTACTCGGTCCCCAACGCTTCCGGCTCTCTCACGGTCAACTCCCTGCTGTCAGTCCGAGCCCCCGAAACAGTCACCAAACGCAAGTCGCAAAACTCGCTCGCCAAGTCCTTCCGTAGGGTTTCTTCCGCAGTGTCGTTGTCAAAAGGAGACAAGGAACGGTCGTCTTCGTCAGCgtctgcagcagcttcagcaTCAGATACCTCTCTGAGTTCTCCTACGTACACAAACGGAAGCGCAAACGGCTCCAGCAGTCGAACCAACCTTGTCGGTGTACCTGAAACAAAACCCAAGAGTAGACAAAGCTCTCAAGTGAACATTCCTCCTGTTCCTCCGTTGCCCAGCAGTAGCGGTAGCAGTATTAACCTGAACGGTAACCaaggcagcagcaacatcaaTAGCAGCAGCACCTACAACGGCTACCTCAACCCCATCTACAGCCACACGTCCGACATTTCGCCCAATACTTCGACAGCAAACATCCCCACAATTATTCATCCAAACtcggacacaaacacaggcGCAAACCCGATTCGACCCACTCACTCTAACATGTCGTCTCATAGTGTCATCAGTGCACTTAGCAATGCTAACGAGAGTGTCGACTCGTTCCAGTCAGTCACCCAAGACTTTTCCGAGGTGGTTCTTGTGCCGACCAACAAGAGTAACGGCACTTCTCCGCTCCCCacttctgcttctcaaTTTGCTCGGTCGGTTAACTCAACCAGTTCGGCCAACACAAGTCCCGTCAAGGCAAGTCCGGTGAAGCAAGAGCCGCACAAGCAGTACCAGGGCCAGCCTATCCCCCAGCTTCAATTTCAGGCCGGACAATTTCATGCTCGACAGTCTCATCAGACTCAGCAGCCTCGAGAACCTCAATTTGAGCCTGCCCACCCACAGGTCCCGTtggcccagcagctccaggatGCCCATCAGCCTGCTCCTGTGAATACCgtccaggagaaggaccGTGATATAAACGGAGTCAACAGcgccgacgacgactcaGTGTCAGTCGATTCTCCTGTCGATGACGATCCTGCAGTGCAGTCTGCAGTTGAGTCTGTCCAGTCGCGTGTCGGAGAGTCGCAGCAAACCAGGGTTCCTCAGTCACTAGCACAGACTCAGCCATCGCTGGCACAATCTCTGGGCCAGACTAACAACCAGGCCATTCCCGTCCGATCGGCCAATAAGGAGTTTATGTCTTCGGTAGCCCCTGCGGCTCCCACCGTAACAGGCTCCTCTTCGCGACCCTCTCTGGCTGCAGCAATGAGGGGTGGTCTAAGTGACACACCTGCGATCCCCATGGCTGCCGCGACCACCGCAGTTTCGTCCATGTCGCCCAAGAGCCAGAACTCGATGACCGAGTCTGTTTCGGCTCTTTCCTCGCCTGCCTCTTCCATGATCTTTGAACGCAACGTGCAGGAGTTTTCTGTGGCTGCTACGAGCGCCGGAGCATCATCGTCCAAGATCTGGCACAACCACGACAATACCCACTACCACGGCGAAGATAGGGTTGCTCCGGCTCTGGATGCGTCCACGGAGgccatcatcaactccaaggtGAATCCCGAGGACATTGATGTCATTTCGCTGCGTAGACCGTCGTCAATTCGAGCCAGATCACCCACAGAGGCTTCTCTGAACTCTCTGTGGTCTCCTGGCAGCCCCACAATGCTGCAGGATGCCTCCTCGGGCGGTCCTCGAACACGCAACAATTCCATGAGCGTACATCCACTGACTGCGAGCCATACGGGTGGTTCCCTATCTCCCGATAAACTCAACGGAGGAGACGGACGGCAGGTGCTGTCGTTCTGCTCGTTTGCTGATGTCGTTCATACAGAAAACGAGGAGACTACGGCTTCTAGTGATAGACTGGGCCGGTTTGATACGCGGTCTCAGTCTGCGCTGagatctccttctcctctgATGCGTCAGCACCATCCTGTCAGCCCCTCTATGGCGGAGTCTGTGGTGGCAGATTTGAAGTTGACGATCCCGCCGTCCCGAAGTGCCACTGTGGAttccttggactcggagAGCCCGATTGTGGTTTCCTCGTTTGGAGAGACGATtaggaggaggacgagtgAGCTGGGGTTGTAGGCACGGGCCTAGCGAGCTGTCTGCAGCTGATTTACTTTCTAGTCCTGCTCGCATGTtccccttcttctggacctTTGATTCCGTAATCCGTTTAATTAGCTTATTTATTCTGTGAAATTTGACCAAGGCGTATTGTAGTTTGAAGCGGGATGCAAGTTGGAGCAGTGTATTGcgtatatatacagtaacGCATGTGTGTTCGATACCGTTTACGATACTGCATCCTCGCACATTCAATACACATTCACACCAATGTCGGTCTGTCTCCTGGCAGTTACTGGGGGGGGATGAGCGCTGTCACTCGAAATAACGGGGATGCACGGGCACTCAAAGTCACAGCAATCAGACGTTTGTCTGTCTGCTCGGACACAAATGAGCGCCGTGCAGACTTGCAGGGGTGATTGATGACATCAATTCAGATGCATCTACTATTTGGAGAAAGAGACACGGTGGAGTCTTGTTTAGTATCTTTGGCAGTAGTGTGTTGCTGTGTGTATACTCAAGAGTCAAATGAAGACATGATGTGATGGAGGTGCTGCGATGAGGACGAACCAATCAACTAATTGTTGCAGCAAAGCCAACGGCTTGCTTGAGCGTCTTTGAAATCGTCTTTCGGTGCTTTTCAACCTTCCAAGGCACTACTTGTTGGTCCTGTCAACgtgcctcctccaccctATGCATCCGCCAAGAGTCTACGGCACATGTTGTACCTTTAGCGTAGGAGCAGTATGAGATCTACAGCCGAGAGAGACACGTAGATGTGATTGATTAGATTGTGGCGGTGTGATCCAGGGCCCTTGTCTCAGGTCCGAGTCCCGCGGTGGCTGATACAGGGCCAATTGATGAGCCACTGTAGTTGTTCTTGTAGGTCTACGACATGTCAGAGAGACAGTCATTGCAGCTCCGGTCGGGGACACGGCAACAACGAACCGATATAAGGGTTTGATATGGTGCCTTAATTCCCCTAGAACGTGCTTGAATGGTGCAGCCACCGCTTTTGGCCTTCTCTCTTGAGTGTGTACTGGTATGTAcgtacgtactgtacacgTCGGTGGAGTCACTGTCTCactacagcatgtacacTACAGTGATATGTACGGAGAATGTTTTCCATGGTAAATGCACCAATTGGCCGTTTAGAGTCCACATTAAGCACACACTCAATCAATCAAGCAACTATCTGCCAACTTACCAATGGCCTTTGATTGGACAATATCTCCTCTTTCGGCACGGCATCTTTGTCCTCGAAACCTTGATGTTATCTCGATAATCTAAGATATGCACggagctacttgtagggggAGTCAAAGGGTCCCAAGAAGTGCAATTTGGGAAAAATATTGAGGGATAATAATACCAGGCTGATTGAGTGGAGATGCTAGAATTTCAAGCTATTCGGCCTTCCCGTGATGGTGTAGCTACTTTGGGTTGTCTTACTGGGCATGATCCACTCAATGTCATGCATTCATACCACCTCTAATGAATCTCTGGATAGAAAGGGAGTTGAAAAAGTCAATAGCACCGCCACAACGGTGACGTTGAACGTTGTCGTCCTCGGAAAAGCTATGACTTGACCGTTATAACACCATTGGGGGTAGCAATTGCTACCAGTCACACAATGTACAGCATCAATTGATCATGGTACAGTTCCAATTGATGTCATGATATACAAGAGTGGCACGTTCAAACGTGGCACGTTCAAACGTCAAAGCC from Yarrowia lipolytica chromosome 1D, complete sequence encodes:
- a CDS encoding uncharacterized protein (Compare to YALI0D23727g, no similarity), which encodes MVSMRWRKEPPSPDLPDHDSSEYETPQTLLATVGDANMSLYPPPTTTTTTHHHTTTPLSNTDEPLSTEELATLDHGLGASHHAYPTPSSNPSRDQLTSNNKTPHTIYSVPNASGSLTVNSLLSVRAPETVTKRKSQNSLAKSFRRVSSAVSLSKGDKERSSSSASAAASASDTSLSSPTYTNGSANGSSSRTNLVGVPETKPKSRQSSQVNIPPVPPLPSSSGSSINLNGNQGSSNINSSSTYNGYLNPIYSHTSDISPNTSTANIPTIIHPNSDTNTGANPIRPTHSNMSSHSVISALSNANESVDSFQSVTQDFSEVVLVPTNKSNGTSPLPTSASQFARSVNSTSSANTSPVKASPVKQEPHKQYQGQPIPQLQFQAGQFHARQSHQTQQPREPQFEPAHPQVPLAQQLQDAHQPAPVNTVQEKDRDINGVNSADDDSVSVDSPVDDDPAVQSAVESVQSRVGESQQTRVPQSLAQTQPSLAQSLGQTNNQAIPVRSANKEFMSSVAPAAPTVTGSSSRPSLAAAMRGGLSDTPAIPMAAATTAVSSMSPKSQNSMTESVSALSSPASSMIFERNVQEFSVAATSAGASSSKIWHNHDNTHYHGEDRVAPALDASTEAIINSKVNPEDIDVISLRRPSSIRARSPTEASLNSLWSPGSPTMLQDASSGGPRTRNNSMSVHPLTASHTGGSLSPDKLNGGDGRQVLSFCSFADVVHTENEETTASSDRLGRFDTRSQSALRSPSPLMRQHHPVSPSMAESVVADLKLTIPPSRSATVDSLDSESPIVVSSFGETIRRRTSELGL
- a CDS encoding uncharacterized protein (Compare to YALI0D23705g, similar to uniprot|P15303 Saccharomyces cerevisiae YPR181c SEC23 component of COPII coat of ER-golgi vesicles), with amino-acid sequence MELFEQFEEQDGVRFNWNVFPSTSRDAKDVVLPISCVYNPRHKAQTVPVVQDTIAICGNKDCGSILNPYCHVDLASQTWTCRLCMSRNRLMSSVAGQLPPACDPANSTVEYNTARTAATPPAFLFVLDTNAEPEELESLKDSLTQVIDQLPEHCIVGLLSFGSSVQFYQLGYPHCLRSLVFNGAKSYAAKEIEEAFGYNGGVPGNRRMEITNQFLIPQTESFAIVDALQQIKANKIGPKEGDRFARGTGTAINVALSFAETALNQGFVRIGVFTAGPATIGPGKIVDMPLKEPIRGHHDIQNGSALHHKAAAKYYGELGTRAAAGGFAVDLIVGSYDQVGVAEIGTLSHQTGGVIILSDSFTTSICKESIRRHYSFGDENVGMAHAGARAVVEVKTSSELKCQGMIGHGVSLAKRSKAFASEDKYIGIGQTCAWSLASISPKSNYCFYFLNTAETPTLPPSNQSVATGVIQIITHYLHPSGVFRVRVSTLARNFGPAHGLLPYFDQEAAATAVSRETAFRMQHGESADDTIRWLDTVLVKFCNKFGEFRKGDTRSFILPPNCTMLPQFLFHLRRSQFVQTFNNSPDETAYYWHYLLAENVYSTIVMINPALLAFELDAPEGIPVLLDSISVTSERILLLDTFFHVIIFHGETVAAWRNAGYHEQEEYGNIAELLDAPKEEVRELLSDRFPLPRYINCDQGGSQARFLLAKLNPTTQSMDMAGAAPGTVVLTDDASLQTFMESLCKLAMNL
- a CDS encoding uncharacterized protein (Compare to YALI0D23683g, similar to uniprot|P12695 Saccharomyces cerevisiae YNL071W Dihydrolipoamide acetyltransferase component of pyruvate dehydrogenase complex mitochondrial precursor (PDC-E2), similar to Saccharomyces cerevisiae LAT1 (YNL071W); ancestral locus Anc_2.225); translated protein: MSARFLATRLVRVRPTFSSFSLPTLTRCYAAKSWPSHTVIDMPALSPTMTQGNIGAWQKSVGDALAPGEVLVEIETDKAQMDFEFQDDGYLAKILLDAGAKDIAVGTPIGVYVEDEADVAAFKDFTIDDAGGVPKPPKTEEQKEEEEYEAEKAEKAEKEAEASKETASPAPSSQSSAPAAPTPPSSRIFASPMAKTIALEKGIKLSEIKGSGPGGRIIKRDVENWTPPAAPAAKAAPAKGAAPAAAAAAGSAYTDIPLTNMRKTIASRLTQSKNTSPDYIVSSTVSVSKLLKLRAALNASSDGTYKLSINDLLVKALAVANTKVPQVNSQWLESEGVIRQFTNVDVSVAVATPTGLITPVVKNANLKGLAEISKEIKALGKKAKDGKLAPEEYQGGTVTISNLGMNHAVSFFTAIINPPQAAILAVGTTERKAIEDVDSEAGFVFDDVVTLTTSFDHRVVDGAVGGEWVKALKQVVENPIEMLL